TCATTATCACCAtcgccacctccaccaccaccaccaaacaGCCGCCCCCATTCCCAACAATTCATTATTCAAATAAAGTAAACGCTTCCATGATCACGATCATAAACCAAACGATTAAACTCACTCACACCCTTGATGCCTTCTTTCCCCTTTTTTAATATTGCTCCTCGTCAACATCCACTTGTCTCCTCCTTCATCAatggatcatcatcatcatcattcacTCATCTTCAACAATCTCTCCTATTCTTCCTAATCCCTCCTcccatttcttcttcttcttcttcttcttcttcttctctgcaGCAATCATGCTGccgaaaccaaaaccaaaaccccttttcttcttcttcttcttccatctgGGTTTTCTTCGATTGTTGATTATACTTGTGTTTCCAATACTACTTACAGATGCCGCTTGTTCCAGCTCTGATCGTGATTCGCTACTGTCATTCGCCGCCAACTTTCCCACCCTTAATTGGACTGCCGCCGTCGATTGCTGTTCATGGGATGGGATTGATTGCGATGATACAGGGGATCGGGTGGTGGAGCTGTCGTTACCTGATAGAGGTCTTCGTGGTGTAatttcttcttctcttcaaacCATCAACACTCTCTCTCTCCTAAACCTGTCGTGTAATTTCCTATCTGGTCCCCTCCCCGATGAACTTTTCTCCTCTATGAACAACCTCCACACCATTGACGTGAGCTACAATAGGCTTTCTGGACAGTTACCGGACATCTTGCCGCCTACAATCCAATCGTTGAATTTCTCCGGTAATCGTTTCAATGGCACGATTCAAGCTGCGTTTTTCCAATCAACTCCAAGCTTGATTGCTCTCAATGTCAGCAACAATAGCTTCACTGGCGTCATTCCTCCTTCTATATGCGACAACTCACCGGGATTAGTGATTCTCGATTTCGCTTTGAACGACTTCACCGGAATTATCCCGTCAGGGTTTGGTGCCTGTTCTAACCTCCAGTTTTTGAGTATGGGTTTTAACAATCTCACAGGACAGATTCCGATAGATATCAACGGCGCTCGATCGCTGCAAGTCTTATCCTTACCCGGAAATTCTCTTACGGGAGAGATTGATGAAGGCATTACCAATCTCACCAACCTCAAGAGTCTTACCTTGTTTGGTAATTCGTTATCCGGCGACATCCCTCGCAATATCGGAAAGCTTTCATTCCTGGAAAGATTGGAACTTCACATTAATCGTCTCAATGGCACTCTCCCTCCATCATTGATGAATTGCACAAAGCTCAAACTGCTAAATTTGAGGGTCAACTTCTTAGTTGGCATCCTTTCGGATTTTGATTTCTCCAATTTTAGTCAACTCACCATAATTGACCTCGGTGAAAATCAATTCAACGGGGTTCTACCAAAAACCCTTTTCACCTGCAAATCACTTACCGCAATTCGACTGGCCAACAATAGGCTGGAAGGAGAACTGTTGGATGATGTTCTCCAATTACCATCGTTATCCTTCCTCTCGCTTCCAAACAACACCCTGAAGAACATCTCAAACGCATTCAATATTCTGAGACAGCACCAGAAGCTCACCACTCTGATTCTCTCCAAGAACTTCTTCTACGAAACCCTACCCAACGGAGAAATGTCCGGGTTTTTAAAACTTAAGATTATGGGGCTAGGTGGTTGCAAATTGTTTGGTCAAATTCCGACATGGCTGAGTTCGTTACAGAAGCTCCAGGTAATCGACCTCTCTCAAAATAACATCAATGGAACAATCCCCGGCTGGCTGGAAACCCTACCAAATCTTTTTTATCTCGATTTATCTAATAATTCTCTTTCTGGAACCTTCCCTATTGAGCTTACTAGACTCCCAGCACTTGGCTCACAACAAGTGCTCGACCATGTAAACAGTAGTTACTTAGAACTCCCTGTATTCGTCCAACCCCAAAACGCTTCCTATTTACAATACAACCAGCTCGCCACCCTCCCGCCGGCCTTATACCTAGCAAGCAACCACCTCATCGGCGACATCCCAGTTCAGGTCGGTCACCTCCAGTCAATTCACACCCTTGACCTCAGTCGAAACAATTTCTCAGGCACCATTCCAAGTTCAATCTCAAATCTAACAAACTTGGAAAAGCTCGACCTCTCTTACAATCTCCTATCTGGTGAGATCCCTTCTTCACTTAAAAACCTCAACTTTCTATCTTCTTTCAATGTCGCAAACAACAGTCTTCAAGGTCCTATCCCTACCGGAGGCCAATTCGGGACCTTTATGAGCCCAAGCTACGTAAACAATCCAGGGTTATGCGGTCCTCCCATCGACACCCTTTGTGGGAACCAAAATCGATCAAACACAACAGATTCTTCACGCAGAAAAGGCCCCAACAAGAAAATGATAGTCGGACTAATTTTAGGCATCTGCTTCGGAGTTGGCATCACTTTAACTTGTCTCGCATTATTCATACTATCCAAAAGACGGATCCTCCCAAGAGGTGACCCGGAGGTTTTCCACATGGACATGACCTCCTTCAATTCCACGTCAGCAGTTGAAGTCCCTAAAGACACAAGTGGAGTCATTTTGTTCCCAAACAACATGACTCCAGACACCAAGAACCTAACAATTTCAGACATCTTAAAAGCAACTGATAACTTCAGTCAAGCTAACATAATCGGGTGTGGTGGATTCGGTTTAGTCTACAAAGCAACTTTACCAAATGGAACAAAACTAGCAGTCAAGAAACTCTCAGGAGACATGGGTTTAATCGCTAGAGAATTCAAAGCAGAAGTGGAAGCATTATCAACAGCTCAACACAAGAACCTCGTATCCTTACAAGGTTACTGTGTACACGATGGATGCCAGCTGTTAATATATTCCTACATGGAAAACGGAAGCTTAGATTTCTGGCTACATGAAAAGACAGATGGAGCTTCAAGACTCGATTGGCCAACAAGATTGAAAATCTTGCAAGGTGCAAGCTGTGGACTTTCGTACATGCATCAAGTATGTGAACCACATATTGTGCATCGTGACATAAAGTCAAGCAACATTCTTTTAGATGAACAATTCGAAGCATATGTTGCAGATTTCGGATTATCTAGACTAATTCATCCCTACAATACACATGTCACAACCGAATTGGTGGGTACCCTGGGGTATATTCCACCTGAATATAGCCAGTCATGGATAGCCACTTTAAGAGGAGACATATATAGTTTTGGGGTTGTGATGCTTGAGCTACTCACCGGAAAAAGACCCATGGAGATTTTCCGGCCAAAAGCTTCAAGAGAATTGGTGGTTTGGGTGAATCAGTTGAGAAGAGAAGGGAAACAAGATGAAGTGTTTGATACCCTTTTGAAAGGTAAAGGGTTTGAAGAAGAGATGTTGCAGGTTCTTGATGTTGCATGCATGTGTGTGAATGTCAACCCTTTGAAAAGGCCAAGTGTTAAGGAAGTTGTTGATTGGCTTCATAATGTTGAGTTCAATAATCAGATACCAAAGCCTTGAAGAAATTTGGAGTTTTTCATTGTGTTGTCAATGTCACTGTAATTAGTTGTCttgcttttttttccttttttttttttttttacctttttacctCATGGCAATGCATTTATGTATAAAGAGAAACATCTCAACCTCATACAATTTTCAACTTTTTTAGCAGTGTCAACTTTGTTCTGACACTTGCTATCAGAGCTAATTGTATATGTATGATACTAGCATCATATTCGTAGCCATAGGCTTTAACTCTGGTTATGTTTAGATACTTTTTTGTATAATCACATGTAATGTTTGATTATATATGTATACTTTTGGATGACTATAGGGTGTTACAGTTACACTATTATGTTCAATTTCATACTATATCAAGTAAAGATTGCTTCAAATTTACGCAACTAAGTTTGTAACaataagaaaagaaagaaaatatccCAAATTTCATCATAAGTTTTGGTACATTATTATTTATTCCAGCACTTATTAAATCAGCTGATGAGAGTGCTTTACATAATATAAGTAAGTAACAATAATTTATTTTCCACATGAACACACACATAAATACATACATAGACACACAAGATGTTTGTTATCTTTCAACCTTCCGATAGCTAGAGTCCTTCATGTCGGCCATGTCCACCGTTTCCGGTCACTGTCAAAACCTCAAATCTTCCTCCGATCAAATGCCCAAAAAACTCAAATGGAAGCGCTCCATTTGGGTCAAAAAAGAGATAAAAAGGGCAAATAAAGAGAGGTCAACATGAACAAGACGAAACCAGGAAATCAGAAGATGTAGTGAGAGAACTGAgaaagggttttttttttgtagTCATAATACCAACAGTCTTTCCTTCCAATTCCAACTGTTGGTGCTAAAAAGGACGAGATTAGCACTTAATTTACCATATGCCAACGAAAAAAGAGACGTGGGAAAAAGGGGATTGAGACATTGAGACAttgagatttgagagagatttttaAGGAGTATATGCATAGAGACATCTGTTTGATAAGAACTAATCATCTCCCTGAATATACCAACAAAGCAACATGGTGGCGCAACGACGAAGGATGTAAATACGAGCGCGTTGTTTCTTGACCAAAGTAGCACACTTTCTTGTGATTCCATTACCTTTTCTTTTTGTTTCCATTTTTGAGTGTTTTCGTAAGAAGATTTGGGGAAAAAAAGCCACACAGAAGTGAAGCTGGACCCTGAGATGTAAAGTGTACGAGGGAAAGATGTATTTATAGATGGGTTAGCATCGAAAACCGTTGGCTGATTTGCATGGAAAAGAGATGAGGAGTTTAAGTTCAGCAttgattgttttttgttttttatgttaAACAGGGAAGAAAACAAGGCGAAAGGGGGGTGAATCAGCGAATGCATTCATGCGGGCTTAATAGTTTAATCACTTTATTCAGACGCCGTGAAAGAGAGAAGAGATTGGAAGCTGTGATGGGTTGTACTGTACAAGTGAAAGGAGAGAGATGTGGAGTTTTTGAGTAAAGTGGAAGGAAGTGAAAAGAGAGGGAAGGATGTTGTGATGGAATTTGGGATGCGTAGTGGGAACATGGTGTCGGCTTATTTGCCTTCACAAGTTATTACTTTATATCTATTTGCATTTCCAAGGCCATCTGTCATCACAAACACAATCTTTGGATTGGTGAAACTAAAATCCCACAAAATGTTGCTACTAAAAGTAAAACACATACATTTTTTTCTCTTATTTCCTCTACATACAAAAAAGTTTGAAAGAAAATTCATAGTCCCACAAGCATATCCATCTAAAGTTGATTTAGCACCATGAAGAGTAAAACTTAAATGAACCTCCATATCTTTCATATGGTGGTGGTTCCCCACACATATGTTCCATCTATAGGGGTTCATTTAGCATCATCATTCACAAAAATACGTGGGTTGGAGGGTGGTTAATTATAGTATAAGAGTTTTTTCCTTTAATTGTAGTTTCTGAAGCTCATTGTTAACCAATTAGTTTTAGGATTTTAACAAACGCTTAAGCACCTATGTAATTAGATAATAGATTGTGGTTTAGTAGGAACCATAGGATATAACCTTTTGGGGTTTGGGATATCGGTGTTTATTGAAGAactttttaaatggtttttttgtataaaataatGAATTAACTTATTCAGAATTTGGT
The genomic region above belongs to Lactuca sativa cultivar Salinas chromosome 4, Lsat_Salinas_v11, whole genome shotgun sequence and contains:
- the LOC111915313 gene encoding small polypeptide DEVIL 8, with the translated sequence MHSLIHPPFALFSSLFNIKNKKQSMLNLNSSSLFHANQPTVFDANPSINTSFPRNGITRKCATLVKKQRARIYILRRCATMLLCWYIQGDD
- the LOC111915312 gene encoding tyrosine-sulfated glycopeptide receptor 1 produces the protein MLPKPKPKPLFFFFFFHLGFLRLLIILVFPILLTDAACSSSDRDSLLSFAANFPTLNWTAAVDCCSWDGIDCDDTGDRVVELSLPDRGLRGVISSSLQTINTLSLLNLSCNFLSGPLPDELFSSMNNLHTIDVSYNRLSGQLPDILPPTIQSLNFSGNRFNGTIQAAFFQSTPSLIALNVSNNSFTGVIPPSICDNSPGLVILDFALNDFTGIIPSGFGACSNLQFLSMGFNNLTGQIPIDINGARSLQVLSLPGNSLTGEIDEGITNLTNLKSLTLFGNSLSGDIPRNIGKLSFLERLELHINRLNGTLPPSLMNCTKLKLLNLRVNFLVGILSDFDFSNFSQLTIIDLGENQFNGVLPKTLFTCKSLTAIRLANNRLEGELLDDVLQLPSLSFLSLPNNTLKNISNAFNILRQHQKLTTLILSKNFFYETLPNGEMSGFLKLKIMGLGGCKLFGQIPTWLSSLQKLQVIDLSQNNINGTIPGWLETLPNLFYLDLSNNSLSGTFPIELTRLPALGSQQVLDHVNSSYLELPVFVQPQNASYLQYNQLATLPPALYLASNHLIGDIPVQVGHLQSIHTLDLSRNNFSGTIPSSISNLTNLEKLDLSYNLLSGEIPSSLKNLNFLSSFNVANNSLQGPIPTGGQFGTFMSPSYVNNPGLCGPPIDTLCGNQNRSNTTDSSRRKGPNKKMIVGLILGICFGVGITLTCLALFILSKRRILPRGDPEVFHMDMTSFNSTSAVEVPKDTSGVILFPNNMTPDTKNLTISDILKATDNFSQANIIGCGGFGLVYKATLPNGTKLAVKKLSGDMGLIAREFKAEVEALSTAQHKNLVSLQGYCVHDGCQLLIYSYMENGSLDFWLHEKTDGASRLDWPTRLKILQGASCGLSYMHQVCEPHIVHRDIKSSNILLDEQFEAYVADFGLSRLIHPYNTHVTTELVGTLGYIPPEYSQSWIATLRGDIYSFGVVMLELLTGKRPMEIFRPKASRELVVWVNQLRREGKQDEVFDTLLKGKGFEEEMLQVLDVACMCVNVNPLKRPSVKEVVDWLHNVEFNNQIPKP